One stretch of Microvirga lotononidis DNA includes these proteins:
- a CDS encoding ABC transporter substrate-binding protein, with protein MKSKTALTSLLAASVMAFGFSQGALAQNTVKIGSVLSVTGPSSFLGEPEDKTLKLYVDKINAAGGVAGKKIELVIYDDGGDANKARTFATRLIEDDEVIAMVGGTTTGSTMAMIPVFEEAQVPFISLAGAIEVIDPVRKFVFKTPHTDKMACEKIFEDLKKRNLTKIGLISGTDGFGASMRAQCVKVAPNYGMEIIVDENYGPRDSDMTAQLTKIKNTAGVQAVVNPGFGQGPAIVTRNYAQLGMTNIPFYQSHGVASKSFIDLAGAAAEGVRLPAAALLVGDKLPESDPQKKVVTEYKQAYEGATKQPVSTFGGHAYDGLFILVEAMKRANSTDPKKIRDEIEKTKGFVGTGGIVNMSPTDHLGLDLSAFRMLEIKGGDWNLIASGS; from the coding sequence ATGAAGTCGAAAACCGCTCTCACATCACTTCTGGCCGCCAGCGTCATGGCTTTCGGCTTCTCGCAGGGCGCGCTGGCCCAGAACACCGTCAAGATCGGATCGGTGCTCTCGGTCACCGGGCCCTCGTCCTTCCTCGGCGAGCCGGAAGACAAGACGCTGAAGCTCTATGTCGACAAGATCAATGCTGCGGGCGGCGTTGCCGGCAAGAAGATCGAGCTCGTGATCTACGACGACGGTGGCGATGCCAACAAGGCGCGCACTTTCGCAACGCGCCTGATCGAGGATGACGAGGTGATCGCCATGGTGGGCGGAACGACCACCGGCAGCACCATGGCGATGATCCCAGTCTTCGAGGAGGCGCAGGTTCCGTTCATCTCGCTTGCCGGCGCCATCGAGGTGATCGACCCGGTGCGCAAGTTCGTCTTCAAGACGCCGCACACCGACAAGATGGCGTGCGAGAAGATCTTCGAGGATCTGAAGAAGCGCAACCTCACCAAGATCGGCCTGATCTCGGGTACGGACGGGTTTGGGGCTTCCATGCGCGCGCAATGCGTCAAGGTCGCGCCGAATTACGGGATGGAAATCATCGTCGACGAGAATTACGGCCCGCGCGACAGCGACATGACCGCTCAGCTCACGAAGATCAAGAACACGGCCGGCGTGCAGGCGGTCGTCAATCCGGGCTTTGGCCAGGGTCCGGCCATCGTGACCCGCAACTACGCCCAGCTTGGCATGACCAACATCCCGTTCTACCAGAGCCATGGCGTGGCCTCGAAGAGCTTCATCGACCTGGCCGGAGCGGCCGCCGAAGGTGTGCGCCTGCCGGCTGCGGCGCTTCTCGTCGGCGACAAGCTGCCGGAGAGCGATCCGCAGAAGAAGGTCGTGACGGAATACAAGCAGGCCTACGAAGGCGCGACCAAGCAGCCGGTCTCGACCTTTGGCGGTCACGCCTATGACGGCCTGTTCATCCTGGTCGAGGCCATGAAGCGCGCGAACTCGACCGATCCGAAGAAGATCCGCGACGAGATCGAGAAGACCAAGGGATTCGTCGGCACCGGCGGCATCGTGAACATGTCCCCCACCGACCATCTCGGTCTCGACCTCTCGGCCTTCCGCATGTTGGAGATCAAAGGCGGCGACTGGAACCTGATCGCCTCGGGAAGCTGA
- a CDS encoding branched-chain amino acid ABC transporter permease — MAEFLQFLISGLTVGAVYALVALGFTLIYNASGVVNFAQGEFVMLGGMVTVFVSAAGVPLPLAAVIAIGIAVAIGLLLHRFAIEPARGASAVTLIIITIGASILLRGLAAIVFDKQFHKLPAFTGDAPVDVLGAAVQPQSFWVLGGTAVVVLALYVFLEHTITGKAVLATAANRLAARLVGINTTTIMALAFGGSAAIGAIAGILVTPITLTSYDVGTLLALKGFAAAMLGGMGNPVGAVVGGLLLGLLEAFGAGYISSTYKDAFAFVVILIVLFAAPQGLFGRRVVERV, encoded by the coding sequence ATGGCCGAGTTCCTTCAGTTCCTTATTTCCGGTCTGACGGTGGGAGCCGTCTATGCGCTGGTCGCACTCGGCTTCACCTTGATCTACAACGCGTCGGGCGTGGTGAATTTCGCTCAGGGCGAATTCGTCATGCTCGGCGGCATGGTGACGGTGTTCGTGTCGGCGGCCGGCGTGCCCCTTCCGCTGGCGGCCGTCATTGCCATCGGCATAGCCGTCGCCATCGGGCTGCTGCTGCACCGGTTCGCCATCGAGCCCGCTCGCGGCGCATCCGCCGTGACCCTCATCATCATCACCATCGGCGCGTCGATCCTGCTGCGCGGTCTCGCGGCCATCGTCTTCGACAAGCAGTTCCATAAGCTGCCCGCCTTCACGGGTGATGCGCCGGTCGATGTGCTGGGCGCGGCCGTCCAGCCGCAGAGCTTCTGGGTGCTTGGCGGAACGGCGGTCGTCGTCCTCGCGCTCTATGTCTTCCTCGAACATACGATCACGGGCAAGGCCGTGCTGGCGACGGCCGCGAACCGCCTTGCGGCACGTCTCGTGGGGATCAACACGACCACGATCATGGCGCTGGCCTTCGGCGGATCCGCCGCCATCGGGGCCATCGCCGGCATCCTGGTGACGCCGATCACGCTGACGAGCTACGATGTCGGCACGCTGCTGGCCCTGAAGGGCTTCGCCGCCGCCATGCTGGGCGGCATGGGCAATCCTGTGGGCGCCGTCGTGGGCGGTCTGCTGCTTGGTCTTCTGGAAGCGTTCGGCGCAGGCTACATCAGCTCGACCTACAAGGATGCCTTCGCGTTCGTCGTCATTCTCATCGTCCTGTTCGCGGCTCCCCAGGGCCTGTTCGGGCGTCGGGTCGTGGAGAGGGTGTAG
- a CDS encoding ABC transporter ATP-binding protein, giving the protein MLEVRNLRSAYGRIEVLKGIDLDVQTGEIVALVGSNGAGKTTLLRALSGVQPITGGEIRFNGQRIDRLPPHKRVEMGMTQSPEGRQVFGSLTVEDNLQLGAYRRRDKGIDQDRDRIFSMFPVLAEKRHLLAGGLSGGQQQMLAIGRALMGRPKLLLLDEPSLGLSPLLVDQILDAIVSLKKDGITVLLVEQNASAALAIADRGYVLETGKVAHSGSGSVLLADPQIKAAYLGIA; this is encoded by the coding sequence GTGCTTGAAGTCAGGAACTTGCGCAGTGCCTATGGCCGGATCGAGGTGCTCAAGGGCATCGACCTGGATGTTCAAACCGGCGAGATCGTCGCCCTGGTGGGCTCGAATGGGGCGGGCAAGACGACGCTGCTTCGCGCGCTCTCCGGCGTTCAGCCGATCACCGGCGGCGAGATCCGCTTCAACGGCCAACGCATCGACCGGCTGCCGCCCCATAAGCGGGTGGAAATGGGCATGACGCAGTCGCCGGAAGGGCGGCAGGTCTTCGGATCACTGACCGTCGAGGACAACCTGCAGCTCGGAGCCTACAGGCGCCGTGACAAGGGGATCGATCAGGATCGCGACCGCATCTTCAGCATGTTCCCGGTCCTAGCCGAGAAACGGCATCTTCTGGCGGGAGGATTGTCGGGCGGGCAGCAGCAGATGCTCGCCATCGGCCGCGCACTCATGGGACGCCCGAAGCTTCTTCTGCTGGACGAGCCGTCGCTGGGCCTTTCGCCGCTCCTCGTCGACCAGATCCTGGATGCCATCGTGTCTCTCAAGAAGGACGGTATTACGGTTCTCCTCGTCGAGCAGAACGCCAGCGCGGCCCTGGCGATTGCGGATCGTGGCTATGTGCTGGAAACTGGAAAAGTCGCGCATAGCGGCTCCGGCTCCGTGCTGCTCGCCGATCCTCAGATCAAGGCGGCCTATCTCGGCATCGCGTAA
- the paaK gene encoding phenylacetate--CoA ligase PaaK encodes MLQIPNRKLSELKPQPTQLDRFELASQDELAAWQRERLAWSLRHAYENVPHYRAKFDAAGVHPDDFKDLSDLAKFPFTTKADLRDNYPFGMFAVPQNQIARVHGSSGTTGKPTVVGYTKRDIDTWADVMARSIRASGGRPGMKVHVAYGYGLFTGGLGAHYGAERLGCMVIPMSGGMTERQVQLIQDFEPDIIMVTPSYMLAILDEFRKQGLDPRRSSLKVGIFGAEPWTNAMRAEIEEAFDIHAVDIYGLSEVMGPGVACECVESKDGLHIWEDHFYPEVINPVTGEVLPDGEEGELVFTSLTKEAMPVIRYRTRDLTRLLPGTARAMRRMEKITGRTDDMMIIRGVNVFPTQIEEKLLTIPTLSGHYQIILTREGRMDQMEIRAEIRPDADYPETRKAAAERLGQSIKDTIGITAHVNVLDPEGIERSLGKARRVIDRRPKE; translated from the coding sequence TTGCTTCAGATCCCGAATCGCAAGCTGTCCGAACTCAAGCCACAGCCCACCCAGCTCGATCGTTTCGAACTCGCATCGCAGGATGAGCTCGCCGCCTGGCAGCGCGAGCGCCTCGCCTGGTCCTTGCGCCATGCCTACGAGAACGTGCCGCACTACAGGGCGAAGTTCGACGCAGCGGGCGTTCATCCGGATGATTTCAAGGATCTGAGCGACCTCGCCAAGTTCCCCTTCACCACCAAGGCCGACCTGCGGGACAATTACCCCTTCGGCATGTTCGCCGTTCCGCAGAACCAGATCGCCCGCGTGCACGGCTCCTCCGGCACCACCGGCAAGCCCACCGTCGTCGGCTATACCAAACGCGACATCGACACCTGGGCCGACGTGATGGCCCGCTCGATCAGAGCGAGCGGCGGCCGCCCCGGCATGAAGGTGCATGTTGCCTATGGCTATGGCCTCTTCACCGGCGGCTTGGGCGCCCATTACGGCGCCGAGCGTCTAGGCTGCATGGTCATCCCCATGTCGGGCGGCATGACGGAACGCCAAGTGCAGCTCATCCAGGATTTCGAGCCCGACATCATCATGGTCACGCCGTCCTACATGCTGGCGATCCTCGACGAGTTCCGGAAGCAGGGGCTCGATCCGCGCCGCTCCTCGCTCAAGGTCGGCATCTTCGGTGCCGAGCCCTGGACGAACGCCATGCGGGCGGAAATCGAAGAGGCCTTCGACATCCATGCGGTCGACATCTACGGCCTCTCCGAGGTCATGGGCCCCGGCGTTGCCTGCGAATGCGTGGAAAGCAAGGACGGGCTGCACATCTGGGAAGACCATTTCTATCCGGAGGTGATCAACCCGGTGACCGGCGAAGTCCTGCCTGATGGTGAGGAGGGCGAACTCGTCTTCACCTCGCTGACCAAGGAGGCCATGCCCGTCATCCGCTACCGCACCCGGGACCTGACACGCCTCCTGCCCGGCACCGCCCGGGCCATGCGCCGCATGGAGAAGATCACCGGTCGCACCGACGACATGATGATCATCCGGGGCGTCAACGTCTTCCCGACCCAGATCGAGGAAAAGCTCCTGACGATACCGACCCTGTCGGGGCATTATCAGATCATCCTGACCCGCGAAGGCCGGATGGACCAGATGGAGATCCGGGCCGAGATCAGGCCGGATGCCGATTATCCGGAAACCCGCAAAGCCGCCGCCGAGCGCCTGGGCCAGTCGATCAAGGATACCATCGGCATCACGGCTCATGTAAACGTTCTCGATCCTGAAGGAATCGAGCGCTCCCTCGGCAAGGCGAGGCGCGTGATCGACCGCAGGCCGAAAGAATAG
- a CDS encoding ABC transporter ATP-binding protein, producing MTILKATDIGISFGGVKAVDGVSFSASPGQILSIIGPNGAGKTTLFNIVSGVYAASRGSIHLADEDVTGLPPHKLAARGLSRTFQNLQIFQRMTACENVMVGRHLREKCSLLPALFRTPSVTRQNRETRAAALELLAEVGLRDAADVPAGSLPYGACKRLEIARALAAEPRVLLLDEPAAGCNAVETEEIDHLIKQVADRGVAVVLVEHDMKLVMKISDRILVLERGRPLAEGTPREVRDDPRVLEAYLGQHGAREAARA from the coding sequence ATGACGATCCTGAAAGCGACGGATATCGGCATCTCCTTCGGCGGCGTGAAGGCGGTCGACGGCGTGAGCTTTTCGGCCAGCCCCGGCCAGATCCTGTCGATCATCGGACCCAACGGGGCCGGCAAGACGACGCTCTTCAACATCGTGTCCGGCGTCTATGCGGCGAGCCGCGGATCGATCCATCTCGCCGACGAGGACGTGACTGGACTTCCCCCTCACAAGCTCGCCGCGCGCGGGCTCTCCCGGACTTTCCAGAACCTTCAGATCTTCCAGCGCATGACAGCCTGCGAGAACGTGATGGTGGGACGCCATCTGCGGGAAAAGTGCAGCCTGTTGCCGGCCCTGTTCAGAACGCCTTCCGTCACGCGCCAGAACCGGGAGACCCGGGCGGCGGCTCTCGAACTCCTTGCCGAGGTGGGCTTGAGGGACGCAGCCGATGTTCCCGCAGGCTCCTTGCCATACGGAGCGTGCAAGCGGCTCGAGATTGCGCGTGCGCTCGCGGCCGAGCCGCGCGTGCTTCTTCTCGACGAGCCCGCCGCCGGCTGTAATGCGGTGGAGACGGAGGAGATCGACCACCTGATCAAGCAGGTCGCTGACCGAGGCGTCGCCGTCGTCCTTGTCGAGCACGACATGAAGCTCGTGATGAAGATCTCCGACAGGATCCTCGTGCTCGAGCGCGGACGGCCACTTGCCGAAGGAACACCGCGGGAGGTGCGCGATGATCCGAGAGTCCTTGAGGCTTATCTGGGACAGCACGGCGCACGGGAGGCTGCCCGTGCTTGA
- the paoA gene encoding aldehyde dehydrogenase iron-sulfur subunit PaoA codes for MVGSDDLNLNRRDLMVGAGAYAAMPAVPTAAAAQPESAETPVEFEVSLKVNGKSHTLSVDTRTTLLDLLRENLHLTGTKKGCDHGQCGACTVIVDGRRINSCLTLAIMHEGAAVTTIEGLGQPDNLHPMQAAFIKHDGYQCGYCTPGQICSSVAMLEEVKAGIPSHVTADLLAPVHLTETELRERMSGNICRCGAYSNIVEAITEVAERQG; via the coding sequence ATGGTGGGTTCGGACGACCTGAATCTGAACCGGCGTGATCTGATGGTCGGCGCTGGCGCGTACGCGGCCATGCCGGCCGTTCCGACGGCCGCGGCGGCGCAACCAGAATCCGCCGAGACGCCCGTCGAGTTCGAGGTTTCCCTCAAGGTGAACGGGAAATCCCACACGCTGAGCGTCGATACTCGGACGACGCTTCTCGACCTTCTTCGCGAGAACCTGCATCTGACCGGCACCAAGAAGGGCTGCGACCACGGTCAGTGCGGCGCCTGCACGGTGATCGTGGACGGGCGTCGCATCAATTCCTGCCTGACGCTCGCCATCATGCACGAGGGCGCCGCGGTCACCACGATCGAGGGGCTGGGCCAGCCCGACAATCTCCATCCGATGCAGGCCGCTTTCATCAAGCATGACGGCTATCAATGCGGCTACTGCACGCCGGGCCAGATCTGCTCGAGCGTCGCCATGCTTGAGGAAGTCAAGGCCGGCATCCCGAGCCATGTCACGGCGGACCTCCTCGCGCCCGTTCATTTGACCGAGACCGAGCTGCGCGAGCGCATGAGCGGCAACATCTGTCGCTGCGGCGCTTATTCCAACATCGTTGAAGCCATTACCGAAGTCGCGGAGAGGCAAGGATGA
- the paaG gene encoding 2-(1,2-epoxy-1,2-dihydrophenyl)acetyl-CoA isomerase PaaG, translated as MENDLVVTERREGYRVLVLNRPDRLNSFNEAMHAALMSALLDAEADETCRAIVLTGAGRGFCAGQDLSDRVFTSGQVPDLSSTLERLYNPLVRKLRALQVPVICAVNGVAAGAGANIALACDIVLAGRSAKFIQAFSKLGLVPDSGGTWFLPRLIGPARARALAFLAEPVPAEQAEAWGMIWKAVDDAALMDEAQRLAAHFAAQPTVGLGLIKQALDASETNDLDRQLDLERDLQGQAGRTPDYIEGVTAFFEKRQPRFTGRA; from the coding sequence GTGGAGAACGATCTCGTCGTCACGGAGCGCCGCGAGGGCTATCGGGTCCTCGTCCTCAACAGGCCCGACCGCCTGAACTCCTTCAACGAGGCGATGCATGCAGCCCTGATGTCCGCTCTGCTCGATGCAGAGGCGGACGAGACCTGCCGCGCCATCGTCCTCACGGGCGCCGGACGTGGGTTTTGTGCCGGCCAGGATCTGTCGGACCGGGTCTTCACCTCCGGACAGGTTCCGGATCTCTCCTCCACCCTGGAGCGCCTCTACAATCCGCTCGTGCGCAAGCTGCGCGCGCTGCAGGTGCCCGTCATCTGCGCCGTGAACGGCGTTGCCGCGGGAGCAGGCGCCAATATCGCGCTGGCTTGCGACATCGTTCTGGCAGGCCGGTCGGCCAAGTTCATCCAGGCTTTTTCCAAGCTCGGCCTCGTGCCGGATTCGGGCGGTACCTGGTTCCTGCCGCGATTGATCGGCCCAGCGCGTGCGCGGGCACTTGCCTTTCTTGCCGAGCCGGTTCCCGCCGAGCAGGCGGAAGCCTGGGGCATGATCTGGAAGGCGGTCGACGACGCCGCCCTGATGGACGAGGCCCAACGTCTTGCTGCTCACTTCGCCGCTCAGCCGACCGTCGGCCTCGGATTGATCAAGCAGGCGCTCGATGCTTCCGAGACGAACGATCTCGACCGGCAGCTCGATCTCGAGCGCGACCTGCAGGGACAGGCCGGGCGCACGCCGGACTACATCGAAGGCGTCACGGCGTTCTTCGAAAAGCGGCAACCGAGATTCACCGGGAGAGCCTGA
- a CDS encoding branched-chain amino acid ABC transporter permease, protein MRALLNQRFITLVVLAAVIAALPLVFPSGYYFRVASLVWVSALAAIGLNILMGQAGQVSLGHAAFFGIGAYAVAIGPTHLGIPPWAALLVGAVLSGILAYLVGRPILRLKGHYLAIATLGLGVLVALVITTESRWTGGPDGMPVERLTLFGWRVSGSYTWYWVTGGLLLIGTWIALNLDETPTGRAFRALHDSEVAAQVVGVDVARFKLQAFVIAAIYASLAGSALAFMNGFINPDQAGFLHSVELVTIVVLGGLGSVVGSIVGAAVLITLPQALTIFQEYEHLLLGLIIIVAMIFMRNGIVPSLSGLMVRRTRS, encoded by the coding sequence ATGCGGGCACTCCTGAACCAGCGCTTCATTACGCTCGTCGTGCTGGCGGCGGTGATCGCCGCGCTGCCGCTCGTCTTTCCGTCTGGCTATTACTTCCGGGTGGCTTCGCTCGTCTGGGTCTCGGCGCTGGCCGCCATCGGCCTCAACATCCTGATGGGACAGGCTGGGCAGGTCAGCCTGGGACATGCGGCCTTCTTCGGCATCGGCGCCTATGCGGTGGCGATTGGGCCGACACATCTCGGCATTCCCCCCTGGGCCGCCCTGCTCGTCGGCGCGGTTCTCTCAGGCATTCTAGCTTACTTGGTCGGACGCCCGATCCTGCGCCTGAAAGGACATTACCTCGCCATCGCCACGCTTGGCCTAGGCGTGCTCGTGGCTCTCGTCATCACGACGGAAAGCCGCTGGACCGGCGGACCGGACGGCATGCCGGTCGAGCGGCTCACGCTGTTCGGCTGGCGGGTGAGCGGCTCCTATACATGGTACTGGGTCACCGGAGGGCTCCTGCTCATTGGGACCTGGATCGCGCTCAACCTCGACGAGACGCCGACCGGGCGGGCTTTCCGCGCGCTCCATGACAGCGAGGTGGCCGCGCAGGTTGTCGGCGTCGACGTGGCCCGCTTCAAGCTGCAGGCCTTCGTGATCGCCGCCATCTACGCCTCTCTCGCAGGCTCCGCCCTTGCCTTCATGAACGGCTTCATCAATCCGGATCAGGCGGGCTTCCTGCATTCGGTCGAGCTCGTCACCATCGTCGTGCTGGGCGGGCTCGGATCCGTGGTCGGAAGCATCGTCGGCGCCGCGGTGCTCATCACGCTCCCGCAAGCCCTGACGATCTTCCAGGAATACGAGCATCTCCTGCTGGGTCTCATCATCATCGTGGCGATGATCTTCATGCGCAACGGCATCGTGCCGAGCCTGTCAGGCCTGATGGTCCGGAGGACCCGCTCATGA
- the paaI gene encoding hydroxyphenylacetyl-CoA thioesterase PaaI — MDARSNRQSDASHEIAAACAEAMWAEDQASQGLGMVIERVSPGEAILSMTIRPDMTNGHGICHGGFIFTLADSAFAFACNTYDQRTVAQHCAVTFLQPGRRGDRLTAHAVERHRSGRSGIYDVTVRDGKGEVVAEFRGHSRTIAGTLLGSEPQ, encoded by the coding sequence ATGGACGCACGATCAAACCGACAAAGCGACGCGTCTCACGAGATCGCCGCTGCCTGCGCCGAAGCCATGTGGGCGGAGGACCAGGCGAGCCAAGGACTCGGCATGGTGATCGAGCGCGTGTCGCCCGGCGAGGCCATCCTCTCCATGACGATCCGCCCCGACATGACGAACGGGCATGGCATCTGCCACGGCGGCTTCATCTTCACGCTGGCCGACTCGGCCTTCGCGTTCGCCTGCAACACCTACGATCAGCGTACCGTCGCGCAGCATTGCGCGGTAACCTTCCTGCAGCCGGGACGGCGGGGCGACAGGCTCACGGCCCATGCGGTCGAACGCCATCGTTCGGGTCGCTCCGGCATCTACGACGTGACGGTTCGCGACGGCAAAGGCGAAGTCGTCGCTGAATTCCGCGGACACTCGCGCACCATCGCCGGCACGTTGCTCGGCTCAGAACCCCAATAA
- a CDS encoding FAD binding domain-containing protein, which translates to MKAFTYERVGSPAQAAAAVARHPGAKFIAGGTNLLDLMKLQIETPAHLVDINSLELDRIEPTPEGGLRIGALVRNTDLAADERIRRDYGVLSRALLAGASGQLRNRATTAGNLLQRTRCPYFYDTAQPCNKRDPGSGCSALDGVSRQLGIVGVSEACIATNPSDMAVAMRALDVTVETVDAGGTTRTIPIAEFHRLPGDTPHIETSLQTGELITAVTLPPPVGGQQIYRKVRDRASYAFALVSVAAIVQRDGTGRVALGGVAHKPWRNEAADAELSRGAKAAAAALLADARPTRDNAFKLPLVERTIASVLTEARA; encoded by the coding sequence ATGAAGGCCTTCACCTACGAGCGCGTCGGCTCACCGGCGCAGGCCGCTGCTGCGGTTGCGCGCCATCCAGGCGCCAAGTTCATCGCGGGCGGGACGAATCTGCTCGATCTGATGAAGCTCCAGATCGAGACGCCCGCCCATCTCGTCGACATCAACAGCCTCGAACTCGATCGGATCGAGCCGACACCCGAAGGCGGCCTGCGCATCGGGGCACTTGTGCGCAACACGGATCTCGCAGCCGACGAGCGGATTCGACGTGATTACGGGGTCCTGTCGCGGGCGCTCCTCGCCGGCGCCTCCGGGCAGCTGCGCAACCGGGCGACAACCGCGGGCAACCTGCTGCAGCGCACCCGCTGCCCCTATTTCTACGACACGGCCCAGCCCTGCAACAAGCGGGATCCGGGCTCAGGCTGCTCGGCCCTGGATGGGGTCAGCCGGCAGCTCGGGATCGTCGGCGTGAGCGAAGCCTGCATCGCCACCAATCCATCCGACATGGCGGTCGCCATGCGGGCCCTCGATGTGACGGTCGAGACGGTCGATGCCGGCGGCACGACGCGGACGATCCCGATCGCGGAGTTCCATCGTCTTCCCGGCGATACGCCCCATATCGAGACCTCGCTCCAGACCGGCGAGCTGATTACGGCCGTCACCTTGCCGCCGCCGGTCGGCGGCCAGCAGATCTACCGCAAGGTCCGAGACCGGGCCTCCTATGCCTTCGCGCTGGTTTCAGTCGCCGCCATCGTGCAGCGGGATGGGACAGGGCGAGTGGCCCTTGGCGGCGTGGCGCACAAACCCTGGCGAAACGAAGCCGCAGACGCGGAACTGTCTCGCGGCGCAAAAGCCGCAGCGGCGGCCCTCCTCGCCGATGCAAGGCCAACCCGCGACAACGCCTTCAAGCTTCCGCTCGTCGAGCGCACCATTGCATCCGTTCTCACCGAAGCAAGGGCCTGA